One Mycolicibacterium crocinum DNA window includes the following coding sequences:
- a CDS encoding beta strand repeat-containing protein, producing the protein MTVGGRHRIATGMVRPIEDAEGGWSLVPVARSTPSVGRVGALAVALGVGIVVAGFPAAAAADTGAGNETGSTTPSGPGKTVGGPHRPRMDSGRPATDQAPNPQPPGAGRTGRGSSPAANAGTATAPTSKHRAAEPPASSTGKASPSGPVAPPAARHATSARDASVVADLPSTSADSDTVTAPDAGPAVITASPQGSMSGTGGSLLDRLGGGGTDDAPAGGPLAWAALAVSRRELTRPARTAPPSSTVTTGEPSDPAAAAAHVSTAAPNPIADFVRILVGDGTADHPNAGILFGNGYSYTGYAGACTSGACNGGSAGLFGGNGGDGFNGGNGGAAGLFGDGGDGGTGVIGINDGAGGNGGRGGLFFGDGGKGGTGAAAGAMGNGGAGGKGGDAGMLSIRGSGGAGGDGGTGGTSSGSGGQGGAGGNGGLIFGSGGMGGRGGDGADAGGAGGDGGRAALLAGNGGDAGAGGQASLPTGSAGSGGMGGQGGLLFGRDGGMATPPGAASAHAVTMAMAVADVSLSGCGIDPVCYALELAMEAAQPLIIDGIASIVTAFDPSAGPIAKLVGSAFFTILDALMFNDLGQVPSTVQHLVTDPAMLTWISSTVAGNSALAALPADLRATIGNAVAYFLQESLGNSTVADALTPVFSSVPLPTSFLGLSDWLAHFILSGFDFKQTLQDMIGTPVENSLAAFLANAAVQQQFGAAFTGAINVLTGATSPSWATPVSSTALADYLGQLAAGSLPADMSSAGPVVSTVVSAAVAALLASVGGSVAAQLGTTYTTFMAQPGVNKTLANYVANYLLSVVDGQPLPAPPNTLPAAAQTTFSALVTSLLSGSVPSAVGTLISSVVSGLTVSPIVQQLAGQQVTAYVAAMLPGNPIAGPVSTALGQAVQSLIANTTFSGDIASLLGGLVPGLLGQPGVVGALSNAAGTLASAIFSGTDPSTAVATALAALRANPVIQNAVQSTTTTTVTALLGDLAMWQVVGSALATVFTDLVDQSAVRQYAAQQVAAYVAQALAGNPIAGPVSAAIGQAVQTLLGVPAITGGLATLLGDALPTIFAQPGVPSALADAAGTLAAAVVAGQDLSTTLATVLAELRANVDIQNAADVVTTQAVHAVLTDAAVWQAVGSALTTMVNQLLTDAVVQQYAAQQVTAYVAQALAGNPIAGPVSVAIGQAVQTLLGVPAITGGLATLLGDALPTIFAQPGVPSALADAAGTLAAAVVAGQDLSTTLATVLAELRANVDIQNAADVVTTQAVQAVLTDAAVWQAVGSTLTTTVNQLLTDAAVQQYAAQQVTAYVAQALAGNPIAGPVSVAIGQAVQTLLGVPAITGGLASLLGDALPTIFAQPGVPSALADAAGALAAAVVAGQDLSTTLATLLAELRANVDIQNAAAVVTTQAVHAVLADAAVWQAVGSALATTVNQLLTDAAVQEYAAQQVAAYVAQALAGNPIAGPVSAAIGQAVQTLLGVPAITGGLATLLGDALPTIFAQPGVPSALADAAGTLAAAVVAGQDLSTTVATVLAELRANVDIQNAAAAVTSMAVHAVLADAAVWQAVGSTVTTMVNQLLGDAVVQQYAVQQVAAYVAQALAGNPIAGPVSAAIGQAVQTLLAAPGMSSGLAVVIGSVLPEFFSQLGVPGSLAFVAAEIAKAFVAGQDLSPVWPLVLTQLRENVAVISGLKTTVATILDLVNTTLLSIPSIQQALGSTITTVITELAGSADVRAFIGDQLGPTVGTAVVGLLANSAAVQVLATVLGSTVTHFLAYTGFTTSLIDAADQFADAVLDGSEVSAALQSAWAALQANPDFLAAVKAIIPVSVRSILGDADVRLAAGVAAQIIVVNLLKENGITSPFLDGAAGQVTKMTVMSLLAKAAIAKLAYTIVVDLLGGMPLSQVKDVAIHALLREPDVQIAVGMSVGQGVGSLFGDNIFGAVIGTTTGITLSLMLGVVGALSGLFMNHQGSAGAGSGGFARVAITHMTIGSPTQPTSIDVGVRVQSDTAEALLVDLTFRLESLLGMQPSVSVEQVA; encoded by the coding sequence ATGACCGTAGGTGGTCGGCATCGCATCGCGACAGGCATGGTGCGGCCGATCGAGGATGCCGAGGGCGGATGGTCGTTGGTGCCAGTAGCCCGTTCGACACCGTCCGTCGGTCGCGTTGGTGCGTTGGCCGTCGCCCTGGGCGTCGGCATTGTGGTCGCAGGGTTTCCGGCTGCGGCGGCCGCCGATACCGGCGCGGGCAATGAGACGGGATCGACCACACCGTCCGGGCCGGGCAAAACCGTCGGAGGTCCGCACCGGCCGCGAATGGACAGCGGCCGGCCCGCGACCGATCAAGCGCCAAACCCGCAGCCGCCGGGTGCCGGAAGGACAGGTCGCGGTTCGAGCCCCGCCGCGAACGCCGGCACTGCCACCGCTCCGACATCGAAACACCGTGCGGCCGAGCCGCCCGCCTCGAGCACTGGCAAGGCCAGCCCGTCCGGCCCCGTGGCGCCGCCGGCGGCGCGACACGCGACCAGCGCCCGGGACGCATCCGTTGTTGCGGATCTGCCGTCGACGTCAGCGGACTCCGATACCGTGACCGCTCCGGACGCCGGCCCGGCGGTCATCACGGCATCGCCGCAGGGCTCGATGTCGGGCACCGGGGGCAGCCTGCTCGACCGCCTCGGCGGCGGTGGCACCGACGACGCCCCGGCCGGTGGTCCGTTGGCGTGGGCGGCGTTGGCTGTCAGTCGGCGTGAACTGACGCGCCCAGCACGCACGGCGCCGCCGTCGTCGACCGTGACCACGGGCGAACCGTCGGATCCTGCGGCTGCTGCGGCGCACGTATCGACCGCGGCGCCGAACCCGATCGCTGACTTCGTCCGCATCTTAGTCGGCGATGGAACCGCCGACCATCCGAACGCGGGCATCCTGTTCGGCAACGGCTACAGCTACACCGGTTACGCGGGCGCGTGCACCAGCGGGGCGTGCAACGGTGGCAGCGCCGGGCTCTTCGGGGGTAACGGCGGGGACGGGTTCAACGGCGGTAACGGCGGCGCGGCGGGATTGTTCGGTGACGGCGGCGATGGCGGTACCGGAGTCATCGGCATCAACGACGGTGCGGGCGGCAACGGCGGCCGGGGCGGCCTGTTCTTCGGCGACGGCGGCAAGGGTGGTACCGGTGCCGCGGCGGGCGCGATGGGTAACGGCGGTGCGGGCGGCAAGGGCGGAGACGCCGGAATGCTCTCGATCCGGGGTTCCGGCGGCGCCGGTGGTGACGGCGGAACCGGGGGCACCAGTAGCGGATCCGGCGGTCAGGGCGGCGCCGGCGGCAATGGCGGTCTGATCTTCGGCAGCGGCGGCATGGGCGGTCGCGGCGGGGACGGCGCCGACGCGGGCGGGGCCGGCGGTGACGGCGGACGCGCGGCACTGCTGGCGGGCAACGGCGGCGACGCCGGGGCGGGTGGGCAGGCATCCCTGCCGACGGGCTCTGCCGGCAGCGGTGGCATGGGCGGCCAGGGCGGTCTGCTGTTCGGCCGGGACGGCGGCATGGCCACGCCGCCCGGCGCGGCATCGGCGCACGCCGTGACGATGGCGATGGCGGTCGCGGACGTGTCGTTGAGCGGGTGCGGGATCGACCCGGTCTGTTATGCGCTGGAGCTTGCGATGGAGGCGGCCCAGCCGTTGATCATCGACGGAATCGCTTCTATCGTAACGGCTTTCGATCCGTCGGCGGGACCGATAGCCAAGCTGGTCGGATCGGCATTCTTCACGATCCTGGATGCGTTGATGTTCAACGATCTGGGCCAGGTGCCGTCGACGGTTCAACACCTGGTCACCGATCCGGCGATGCTGACGTGGATATCGTCGACGGTCGCAGGCAACTCGGCATTGGCCGCGCTGCCGGCGGACCTTCGAGCCACGATCGGCAATGCGGTCGCCTACTTCCTGCAGGAATCGCTGGGCAACAGCACAGTGGCGGACGCGCTGACTCCGGTCTTCTCATCGGTGCCACTGCCCACGAGCTTCCTGGGTCTCTCGGACTGGCTGGCGCACTTCATCTTGAGTGGGTTCGACTTCAAGCAAACGCTGCAGGACATGATCGGCACACCTGTCGAAAATTCGCTTGCGGCGTTCCTCGCCAATGCCGCGGTGCAGCAGCAATTCGGCGCAGCGTTCACTGGCGCTATCAATGTGCTGACCGGCGCGACCTCCCCGTCATGGGCGACTCCGGTCAGCTCGACGGCCCTCGCGGACTACCTCGGCCAGCTGGCCGCCGGCTCCTTGCCTGCCGATATGAGTTCGGCCGGGCCGGTTGTGAGCACGGTGGTGAGCGCGGCCGTTGCCGCGCTGCTGGCGTCGGTCGGCGGAAGTGTGGCAGCCCAATTGGGCACGACCTACACCACTTTCATGGCCCAGCCGGGTGTCAATAAGACGCTGGCCAACTACGTCGCCAACTATCTGCTGAGTGTCGTCGACGGTCAGCCGTTGCCCGCGCCGCCCAACACTCTGCCGGCCGCCGCGCAGACGACCTTTAGCGCCCTGGTGACGTCTCTGCTGTCCGGGTCGGTGCCGTCGGCCGTGGGCACGTTGATCAGCAGCGTGGTCTCCGGGCTGACGGTCTCTCCGATCGTCCAGCAGCTCGCCGGTCAACAAGTGACCGCCTACGTGGCGGCGATGCTGCCGGGCAATCCCATCGCCGGACCGGTCAGTACGGCTCTGGGGCAGGCGGTGCAATCACTGATCGCCAACACGACATTCAGCGGCGATATCGCCTCGCTGCTGGGCGGATTGGTGCCCGGGCTGCTGGGACAACCCGGTGTGGTCGGCGCGTTGTCGAACGCAGCGGGCACTCTCGCCAGCGCCATCTTCTCGGGCACAGATCCGTCGACAGCCGTGGCTACCGCGTTGGCCGCGCTGCGCGCCAATCCGGTCATCCAGAACGCCGTGCAGTCCACCACAACGACCACCGTGACCGCATTACTCGGCGATCTGGCCATGTGGCAGGTGGTGGGCTCGGCGCTGGCGACGGTGTTCACCGACCTTGTCGATCAGTCGGCGGTGCGGCAGTACGCCGCCCAGCAGGTTGCGGCTTATGTCGCACAAGCTTTGGCGGGCAACCCGATCGCCGGACCGGTCAGTGCAGCGATCGGTCAAGCCGTGCAGACCCTGCTGGGGGTTCCGGCGATCACCGGGGGACTGGCGACCCTGCTCGGCGACGCGCTGCCCACCATCTTCGCCCAGCCGGGCGTTCCGTCCGCGTTGGCCGATGCGGCCGGCACCCTTGCAGCGGCTGTGGTTGCCGGACAAGATCTTTCGACAACCCTGGCCACCGTGTTGGCTGAGTTGCGGGCGAACGTCGACATTCAGAACGCCGCCGATGTCGTCACTACGCAAGCAGTCCACGCGGTGCTGACCGATGCCGCGGTGTGGCAGGCGGTCGGGTCCGCGCTCACCACCATGGTCAATCAACTCCTCACCGATGCGGTGGTTCAGCAGTACGCCGCCCAGCAGGTCACGGCTTACGTCGCGCAAGCCCTGGCGGGCAATCCCATTGCCGGGCCGGTGAGTGTGGCGATCGGACAGGCTGTACAGACCCTGCTGGGGGTTCCGGCGATCACCGGGGGACTGGCGACCCTGCTCGGCGACGCGCTCCCCACCATCTTCGCCCAGCCGGGCGTTCCGTCCGCGTTGGCCGATGCGGCCGGCACCCTTGCAGCGGCTGTGGTTGCCGGACAAGATCTTTCGACAACCCTGGCCACCGTGTTGGCTGAGTTGCGGGCGAACGTCGACATTCAGAACGCCGCCGATGTAGTCACCACGCAAGCAGTCCAAGCGGTGCTGACCGATGCCGCGGTGTGGCAGGCGGTCGGGTCCACGCTCACCACGACAGTCAACCAACTCCTCACCGATGCCGCCGTGCAGCAGTACGCCGCCCAGCAGGTCACGGCTTACGTCGCGCAAGCCCTGGCGGGCAATCCCATTGCCGGGCCGGTGAGTGTGGCGATCGGACAGGCCGTGCAGACGTTGTTGGGTGTTCCGGCGATCACCGGGGGACTGGCGTCGCTGCTCGGCGATGCGCTGCCGACGATTTTCGCCCAGCCCGGGGTACCGTCAGCGTTGGCCGATGCGGCCGGCGCCCTTGCCGCGGCTGTGGTTGCTGGACAGGATCTTTCGACGACCCTCGCGACCCTGCTCGCCGAGTTGCGGGCCAACGTGGACATCCAGAACGCCGCTGCTGTCGTCACTACGCAAGCAGTCCACGCGGTATTGGCTGATGCCGCGGTGTGGCAAGCGGTCGGATCAGCGCTCGCTACGACAGTCAACCAACTCCTCACCGATGCCGCCGTGCAGGAGTACGCCGCCCAGCAGGTTGCGGCTTATGTCGCACAAGCTTTGGCGGGCAACCCCATCGCCGGACCGGTCAGTGCAGCGATCGGACAGGCCGTACAGACCCTGCTGGGGGTTCCGGCGATCACCGGGGGACTGGCGACCCTGCTCGGCGACGCGCTGCCCACCATCTTCGCCCAGCCGGGCGTTCCGTCCGCGTTGGCCGATGCGGCCGGCACCCTTGCAGCGGCTGTGGTTGCGGGACAAGATCTTTCGACAACCGTGGCGACCGTACTCGCCGAGTTGCGCGCCAACGTCGACATCCAGAACGCCGCTGCTGCCGTCACCTCGATGGCGGTGCACGCAGTGTTGGCCGACGCCGCGGTGTGGCAAGCGGTCGGATCAACCGTCACCACCATGGTCAACCAACTTCTCGGCGACGCAGTGGTTCAGCAGTACGCCGTCCAGCAGGTCGCGGCTTACGTCGCACAAGCTCTGGCGGGCAACCCGATCGCCGGACCCGTCAGCGCAGCGATCGGACAGGCCGTACAGACGTTATTGGCAGCTCCGGGAATGAGTAGCGGATTGGCCGTCGTGATCGGCTCAGTGTTGCCGGAGTTCTTCAGCCAGCTCGGAGTGCCTGGCTCCCTGGCCTTCGTCGCCGCTGAGATCGCCAAGGCATTCGTTGCGGGCCAGGACCTTTCACCGGTATGGCCCTTGGTGTTGACGCAGTTGCGGGAGAACGTCGCGGTAATCAGTGGTTTGAAGACGACCGTCGCCACCATCCTCGACCTGGTCAACACGACGTTGTTGAGCATCCCGTCGATTCAGCAGGCGCTGGGTTCGACCATCACCACAGTGATCACCGAACTCGCCGGCAGCGCGGACGTACGGGCGTTCATCGGCGATCAGCTCGGTCCGACGGTCGGCACCGCTGTCGTCGGCCTGCTGGCGAACAGCGCAGCCGTCCAAGTCCTCGCCACCGTGCTGGGCTCGACGGTCACCCACTTCCTGGCCTATACGGGATTCACCACTTCGCTGATCGACGCCGCCGATCAGTTCGCCGATGCGGTGCTGGACGGCAGCGAGGTGTCCGCTGCTCTGCAGAGTGCTTGGGCCGCATTGCAGGCCAACCCCGACTTCCTCGCCGCGGTGAAGGCCATCATCCCGGTGTCGGTGCGGTCGATCCTCGGCGACGCCGACGTGCGCCTGGCAGCCGGCGTTGCCGCGCAAATCATCGTGGTCAACCTCCTGAAGGAGAATGGCATCACCAGCCCGTTCCTGGACGGCGCCGCGGGGCAGGTGACCAAGATGACGGTGATGTCCTTGCTGGCCAAAGCGGCCATCGCGAAGCTGGCCTACACCATCGTCGTCGATCTGCTCGGCGGAATGCCGTTGAGCCAGGTCAAGGACGTGGCGATTCACGCGCTGTTGCGGGAGCCGGACGTGCAGATCGCGGTGGGCATGTCCGTGGGCCAGGGCGTGGGCTCGTTGTTCGGGGACAACATCTTCGGCGCCGTCATCGGGACGACAACCGGCATCACCCTGTCCCTGATGCTCGGAGTGGTCGGCGCGCTGTCCGGACTGTTCATGAATCACCAGGGCAGTGCGGGCGCCGGTTCGGGTGGATTCGCCCGTGTCGCGATCACCCACATGACGATCGGCAGCCCGACTCAGCCGACGTCGATAGACGTCGGGGTACGGGTCCAGTCGGATACGGCTGAGGCGCTTTTGGTGGATCTCACGTTCCGCCTCGAGTCGCTGCTCGGAATGCAGCCATCAGTTTCCGTCGAACAGGTCGCCTGA
- a CDS encoding PLP-dependent cysteine synthase family protein, translated as MTTGQKRIFDDVTQTVGNTPLVRLNDPRAVDGTELLVKLEYYNPTASVKDRLSVGAINFAEKSGQLRPGGTIVAASSGNLGIGLAAAGAARGYRVVIVIYEDTSYERKVIVQNLGAELVLTPKEDGVRGSVEEAERIASITPGAFFVNQFIIPINREIHRTTTGPEIWADTAGDVDAVVIGVGSGGTISGVGAFLKEKNPGIKIFAVEPDNSAVLSGEDFNPHKIYGLGPNFKSPNFADEVVDEILRVTEYDAAATARELATQAGIPAGLSGGAAVSAARQVAKRRDPSIRTIVTLVPDSADRYISSFLFQDAFDENGAHREHVGV; from the coding sequence GTGACAACCGGTCAGAAACGAATCTTCGACGACGTCACACAGACGGTGGGGAACACGCCGCTGGTGCGTCTGAACGACCCTCGTGCAGTTGACGGCACAGAGTTGTTGGTAAAGCTCGAGTACTACAACCCGACTGCCAGTGTGAAAGACCGACTTTCAGTCGGTGCGATCAACTTCGCGGAGAAGAGCGGACAACTGCGGCCGGGCGGCACGATCGTCGCGGCCAGCAGCGGAAACCTCGGCATCGGTCTGGCCGCTGCGGGAGCCGCGCGCGGCTATCGCGTCGTCATCGTCATCTACGAAGACACCAGCTACGAGCGGAAGGTCATCGTACAGAACCTCGGTGCTGAACTCGTCTTGACGCCGAAGGAAGACGGAGTTCGCGGCTCGGTGGAGGAAGCCGAGCGAATCGCGAGCATCACACCCGGCGCATTCTTCGTGAACCAGTTCATCATTCCGATCAACCGTGAGATACACCGAACGACCACGGGGCCCGAAATCTGGGCAGATACCGCGGGAGACGTCGACGCGGTCGTCATCGGGGTGGGCTCCGGCGGGACGATCAGCGGCGTCGGTGCTTTCCTGAAGGAGAAGAATCCGGGCATCAAGATCTTCGCGGTCGAGCCGGACAACTCTGCAGTGCTCAGCGGCGAGGACTTCAATCCGCACAAGATCTACGGTCTGGGGCCCAACTTCAAGAGCCCGAACTTCGCGGACGAGGTCGTCGACGAGATTCTGCGGGTCACCGAGTACGACGCCGCCGCGACCGCCAGGGAGCTCGCCACGCAGGCCGGAATCCCGGCCGGGCTCAGCGGGGGAGCCGCGGTGTCAGCCGCCAGGCAGGTCGCCAAACGCCGCGACCCGTCAATCCGGACGATCGTCACGCTCGTGCCGGATTCCGCCGATCGCTACATATCGAGCTTCCTGTTCCAGGATGCATTCGACGAGAACGGAGCACACCGCGAACATGTCGGTGTCTGA